Part of the uncultured Desulfobacter sp. genome, ATTTTTACAATGCCGTCATCATCCACCTCAATGGTGGTGTTGGTGTCGGCCTGCAGGGCCCGAATCACCTTGCCGCCCGGGCCGATAATATCCCGGATCTTATCCTTGTTGATCTGAACGGATACGATTTTGGGCGCATGGGGAGAGATCTCGGTCCTTGCCTGATCCAGGGTATCGAGCATTTTCTGCAGAATGTGCAGACGGCCGCCGTTGGCCTGGTTCAAAGCATTTTCCATGATCTCTTTGGACAACTCTTTGATCTTGATGTCCATCTGCAGGGCAGTAATACCCTCTTTGGTGCCGGCAACCTTGAAGTCCATGTCCCCGAAGTGATCCTCGTCCCCAAGAATATCGGACAGCACAACCGTGTTGTTTTCATCGGATACCAGACCCATGGCAATACCGGATACCGGGGCTTTAATGGGTACACCGCCGTCCATCAGCGCCAGACAACCGGAACATACGGTACCCATGGAAGAGGAGCCGTTGGATTCCATAACTTCGCCCACCAGGCGGATGGTGTATTCAAACTCATCATGGGGGGGAATCACACGGCTCAATGCCCTGTGGGCCAGATTGCCATGACCGATGTCCCGGCGGGAAGGTCCGCCCGGACGTTTCACCTCACCGACTGAATAGGGAGGAAAATTATAATGGAGCATAAAGGCCCGGGTCTCATTATTTGATTCCAGGGTCTCCAGACGCTGCTCGTCCAACCCGGAACCCAATGTCAGTACGCCTATAACCTGTGTTTCACCACGGGTGAACAACGCAGAACCATGGGGACGGGGCAGACAACCCACATCGCAGGTGATCTGGCGAATCTCATCAAAGGCGCGACCGTCAATGCGTTTGTTTTCCTTGAGAACAATATCCCTGGACACTTTTTTAACGGTTTTACCGAAAACTTCCTTGATCTCTTTAATCTGTTCCGGATACTCGGATTCAAACTGGGCAACCGCTTCCTCCTTGAGTGCGCGCAGGGCATCCTGGCGCTCAAGTTTGGTTTTAATCTGAACCTTCTCATGAATCTTGTCCCAGGCCCACTCCTGGACCTTGGCCGCCAGATCCTCATCCTTTTTAGGAGGAATGAACTCGCGTTTGGCCTTCCCTACAGCGCTTTTTAACTCTTCTTGCAGGGCAATGGCAGGCTGCATGGCTTCATGGCCAAAGAAAATGGCATCGAGCATATCCTTTTCAGATACGATGTCCGCGCCGCCTTCCACCATGACCACACCGGTTTTGGAACCGGCCACGGTCAGATCAATGTCACTTTGCGCCATCTGTGCAGGCGTGGGGTTGGCGATAAACTGTCCGTTGACCCGGCCGACCTTAATACCGGCAATGGGACCGTCAAAGGGAATGTCTGAAATTTCAAGGGCAGCAGACGCCCCGATCATCGCAAGAATACCCGGTTCGCACATT contains:
- the pnp gene encoding polyribonucleotide nucleotidyltransferase; protein product: MEKVVSADIGGKELIISTGKIAKQASGSVMVQYGETVVLVTAVAAKDPKEEISFLPLSVEYQEKIYAAGRIPGNYFRREIGRPSEHETLNARLIDRPIRPLFEDGYNFETQVIATVMSTDKMCEPGILAMIGASAALEISDIPFDGPIAGIKVGRVNGQFIANPTPAQMAQSDIDLTVAGSKTGVVMVEGGADIVSEKDMLDAIFFGHEAMQPAIALQEELKSAVGKAKREFIPPKKDEDLAAKVQEWAWDKIHEKVQIKTKLERQDALRALKEEAVAQFESEYPEQIKEIKEVFGKTVKKVSRDIVLKENKRIDGRAFDEIRQITCDVGCLPRPHGSALFTRGETQVIGVLTLGSGLDEQRLETLESNNETRAFMLHYNFPPYSVGEVKRPGGPSRRDIGHGNLAHRALSRVIPPHDEFEYTIRLVGEVMESNGSSSMGTVCSGCLALMDGGVPIKAPVSGIAMGLVSDENNTVVLSDILGDEDHFGDMDFKVAGTKEGITALQMDIKIKELSKEIMENALNQANGGRLHILQKMLDTLDQARTEISPHAPKIVSVQINKDKIRDIIGPGGKVIRALQADTNTTIEVDDDGIVKIAAENEDDSAKAVAMVKDIAMDPEIGAIYEGAVVKITDFGAFVNIKSGTDGLVHISELADYRVKKVTDVVKEGEVIKVKVLDITRDGKIKLSYKAAKKDAEEAGK